A window of Vicinamibacteria bacterium genomic DNA:
TCACCTCGACGAGCTTGTCGAGAGGATCCTCGCGGGGGAAGACGATCCGGACGAACGCTTCGTTGACGAGAGCGATGGGCTCCCCGGAAGCATCGTCCGGGGGCTCGAGCATTCGACCGCGGCGAAGGGGGATCCGCATCGTCTCGAACCACCGGGGTCCCACGCTGTGAATGGACGCTTCGATCTCGTGTCCGGGAGGCGGCTTGGGTCGGCCATTCACCCTCACTTCGCCGGTGGCGTGAGACCGGCCGAGCGGAGGGCTCCACGCCGAGCCCACGGACTCGATTCCGGGAAGCTCGCGGAGCCGATCCTCGAGCTCGCGATAAAAGCTGCGAACGGTGTCGAGCGAGTCGTAGCGCGCTTCGGGAAGAGTGAGGTTGAAACGAAGGAGGTTCCTCGGGTCGAACCCCACGTCCACGGCGTAGAGGGCGTAAAAGCTTCGGAGCACGAGCCCGGCTCCCACCAGGAGAAGCGCCGACAGCGCCACTTCGGAGACGAGAAGGCCGGTGCGAAAGCGGCGCCGTCCCGGATCCCGCGAAAGCTCGCTCCGCAACTGCGAGCGGGTGAGCGCGAAGGCGGGAGCGAGGCCGAAGAGAAAGGTGACGGCGACGGAGATGCCGAGCGTGAACGCGAGTACGGTCGCGTCGATCTGGACTTCGAGAAGCCTCGGGATCTCGCTTCCCAATCGCCGCATGACGACGAGGCTCGCCGACGCGAGCCCGAGGCCTGCGACGGCTCCGGCGAGCGAGAGGAGCCCGCTCTCGACGAGCGACTGAGCGACGAGCCGGGTGCGGCTCGCACCCACCGCGGTGCGGATCGCGATCTCCTGTCGGCGATTCGAAGCTCTCGCGAGGAGCAGGTTCGCCACGTTGGCGCAGGCGATGATCGTCAGAAGGCCGACGGCCCCGAGCAGCAGGAACAGGCCCGCTCGAACGTCTCCCACCGTCGCTTCCCTGAGGGAGCGCACGAGGAAGCGCTTGTTCGTGTTCGAGTCGGGAAACTGCGTCTCGAGGTTCGCCGCCAGCCGATCGGCTTCGGCGCGTGCCGCGGCGAGGCCCGCCCCACGGGACAGACGGCCGACGACGTGGAACGTATGGCACCCGCGCCCGCAGCCCTCGGGGTCCAGGCGGCGGGGGATCCAGAGCTCGGCCCCGTCCGGGTAGTCGAATCCCGGAGGGGCGACCCCCACGATCTCGTACGGATTCGCGTCGAGCGTGAGGGTGCGCCCGAGCACGTCCTTCTCGCCCCCGAGGCGGTTCTGCCAGAACCCGTAGGAGACGACGACGATGGACGGGGCCGCCGCCCCGAACTCGTCGGCCCGGATGTCGCGGCCGAGAAGAGGGGTGACCCCGAAGACGTCCATGAGACCTTTCGTCACTCGAGGAAAGGAAATGACGATGGGCTCGCCGAGATCGGTGAGGGTCATGCTCGTCGAGCTCACTCCGACGAGAGTTTCGATGGCGTCCACCTCGCTCTCGAGATCGGCGAGGTCGGGATAGGACATCGAGCCGATGCCCGGGTCGGTGCCGGTCCAATCAGCGTGCACGGCGACGAGGGAGTCCGACTCAGCGTAGGGGAGCGGCTTCAGGAGAACGCCGTTCACGACGCTGAAGACGGCGGTGTTGGCACCTATCCCCAGTGCCAGCGTGAGAACCGCGACGGCCGTGAACCCCGGTCTCTTGATGAATGCGCGCAGGGCGAACCGGACTTCCGAAAGCAACCCCACGGGAACGTCTCTCTTTCTCCGGCTCGGGCGTCGCTCCTCGAAGCTCGGCCGGCATCTTTCCACGAGCCCCCAGAACAGGATTCCGGTCAGCGATCGAGCGACGAACGCGCGTCGTCGCTGGGCTTCGTGGTAGCCATCGTGGAAGGTCTCGACGATCGCGCTTTCGAACCGATCGAGATAGCGTTTCGGGTAGGCGCGCAGGCAGGTGCAAAGCAAGCCTTCCACGAATGGGCTCATGTTCGTTTCCTGGCAAGTTTCAGAGCACCGTCTAGTCGTTTAGTCTCGGCTCGAAGGGCCGACCGCCCGGCGCGGGTCAACCGGTAGTAGCGACGAGGTCTTCCGCGCTGGCCCTCGGGAGCACCGTCGGGAGCGTCGACTTCGGTGACGAGACCGAGCGCCACGAGTCGCCCCAGGACCCGGTAGAGCGAGCCGATGTCGGGACGCACCGTCCCACCCGATTCGGCCCGGACGGATTTCAGAATCGCGTAGCCGTAGAGGTCGCCTTCTGCGAGTACGAGAAGAACGTGGAAGTCGAGGGCGTTCACCACGCCAATATAGGCGTTTCGCCTGTATTGGGCAAGAGGGAAGCGTTCGGTCACGGAGGACGTCGAGCAGACCAATCTCACCTTCGCGGCGCTCAGGAACTCGACGAGTTCTTTCCGCAACCCAATAAGGGCTTCTGGAACGACGGCGGCGAGCTCTCGACCGACGTCGAATCGTCCGCGAAGTGGTCGATCTCGGGTGAAGGGACCAATCAGATCGTCGTAGCTTGGTTCATCGGTTCAGATCATCGAGCCATTCGTCAAAAGCGAGCAGGACGTCGTACTGGTCCTTCTGCCGACGCTGGTTGGTGAAACCGGTGAGGATGCCCGCGGTCAGCATCGGAAGGGCAAGGCTGGACTCGACGCTGCGGTACTCATCCTCCTCCAGACTGTAGATGGTGAGCGCCTTTCCGTCGTAGCGCCAGATTTCCGGCACACCGAGCTCGGCATACGAGGAAAACTTCGCGAGCGAATCATGAGACACGTCAATCTCGACGACGATATCCGGCGGCGGATCGCTCGCGAAATCGAGGTGGATCTTGCTCCCGATAGCGGCGGCAGACTGCACGTAGAAACAAGCATCCGGCTCCGTGCCTTTCCTGCGGTCCCTCCTTTTCATGGTGGAGGAGCCGAAGAAGAGAACTCGGATGCGAAGCCGGGCGCTGAGACGGTCCACGAGCCTCTCGATGAGCCGACTGTAGCTTTCGTGCTCGGGAGAGAGCGTCACGACCGAAAGCGTCCCCTCGTCATAACTGAGGCGAAGCCCGCTCGCCTCGCCGAGGCCCTCCAGGAGACCTTCATACTCTTCCCAACTGACGTTACGCAACGTCAACGTGCTGCCCGCAGGCAGCCGGTCGAAAATCTCCCGATAAGGGATCGTTTGAGTGCTCATCGTCCCTGGCCCGGATCGAGTATACCACCCGGCTACTTCACCGGTCACAGGTAAACGACGGTGGCAGTCGAACGTATTTGGCAGTAAATTCTCGAGCAGAAAAATGGGATATCTGTCGCAAATCCGGGCTGAAACTACTGAGCTTCAGACAAATCCGGTGAGAATTCCCATTCCATCAATCGGATTCAGGGGGACGATATGATCCCGCAACGTTTGACGCATCGTGCTCTTCTTCTCACGGCTTGTTCGGCATGCTTTCTGCTTTCCTTCAAGAGTGCACATGGACAATGGTCCATACCCGACGAGCTGCGGGCGCAGACGAGCGTGCTGAATGATGAACAGGTCGAGTTCATTACCTCAGGTGCGATTCTCAAATATATTCCGGAGCGACAGCTCGAACACGAGCTCGCGACGCGGGATGCAGACGGGCTGCGCTCTCTCATCGACGACCTGATGTCGCTCGACGGTCAAATGGGGTATGACCCGACGCGAGACATGGGCGCGGCGCCGCTCAACCTCACTTCCAAGACTTTCAACCAGGCCGTGCCGACTCCCGCGCCATTGCGCGATTTCGAACGTGAGCCCGGTCCGTTCAGCGTTCACCGGTACCTGTTTCCGAAGACCGGTGTGCCTACTTTCGGTGGCGCCGATATCGCCATCTGGCCGGAAGATCTCGTGGCAGGCAAGGTGGACGTTGCCATCGTCGGGGT
This region includes:
- a CDS encoding ABC transporter permease, which codes for MSPFVEGLLCTCLRAYPKRYLDRFESAIVETFHDGYHEAQRRRAFVARSLTGILFWGLVERCRPSFEERRPSRRKRDVPVGLLSEVRFALRAFIKRPGFTAVAVLTLALGIGANTAVFSVVNGVLLKPLPYAESDSLVAVHADWTGTDPGIGSMSYPDLADLESEVDAIETLVGVSSTSMTLTDLGEPIVISFPRVTKGLMDVFGVTPLLGRDIRADEFGAAAPSIVVVSYGFWQNRLGGEKDVLGRTLTLDANPYEIVGVAPPGFDYPDGAELWIPRRLDPEGCGRGCHTFHVVGRLSRGAGLAAARAEADRLAANLETQFPDSNTNKRFLVRSLREATVGDVRAGLFLLLGAVGLLTIIACANVANLLLARASNRRQEIAIRTAVGASRTRLVAQSLVESGLLSLAGAVAGLGLASASLVVMRRLGSEIPRLLEVQIDATVLAFTLGISVAVTFLFGLAPAFALTRSQLRSELSRDPGRRRFRTGLLVSEVALSALLLVGAGLVLRSFYALYAVDVGFDPRNLLRFNLTLPEARYDSLDTVRSFYRELEDRLRELPGIESVGSAWSPPLGRSHATGEVRVNGRPKPPPGHEIEASIHSVGPRWFETMRIPLRRGRMLEPPDDASGEPIALVNEAFVRIVFPREDPLDKLVEVTVDVGYGSPEFRIVGVVSDVRSRTIVENPEPQIYVPHGVFGPESLTVTLRLVPGAPPVLPAARTILEGMDSDVPMYRVETVEEAVGRNVAPTRFYLVLIGAFAVLASLLAAVGLYGVVSYNAADRTGELGIRIALGARRERILRMVLLQGMVPALAGLALGLAGAFGSARVLKAILYGVEPRDPGVYAGAAALLLVTALLATLIPAHRASRVDPLIALRQT
- a CDS encoding Uma2 family endonuclease; translated protein: MSTQTIPYREIFDRLPAGSTLTLRNVSWEEYEGLLEGLGEASGLRLSYDEGTLSVVTLSPEHESYSRLIERLVDRLSARLRIRVLFFGSSTMKRRDRRKGTEPDACFYVQSAAAIGSKIHLDFASDPPPDIVVEIDVSHDSLAKFSSYAELGVPEIWRYDGKALTIYSLEEDEYRSVESSLALPMLTAGILTGFTNQRRQKDQYDVLLAFDEWLDDLNR
- a CDS encoding PadR family transcriptional regulator, which gives rise to MRKELVEFLSAAKVRLVCSTSSVTERFPLAQYRRNAYIGVVNALDFHVLLVLAEGDLYGYAILKSVRAESGGTVRPDIGSLYRVLGRLVALGLVTEVDAPDGAPEGQRGRPRRYYRLTRAGRSALRAETKRLDGALKLARKRT